The sequence below is a genomic window from Methylotuvimicrobium sp. KM2.
ACACTTCATATCGACGCCGCCGTCATCGGTTGGGAAGGTATGGACAGGCAAACCTTCTACCGCACCGCCGGACTCTATGCCGCGAATTCTTGAGCACCAGCCATACAGTTTAAATGAGCGGTTAATGTTGGTCGCCATCGCATAGGCAGCGTTAGACCAAGTATAATTGGCGCTGTTGGCCGCTTCGGTATTTTCTTCGAAATCGAATTCCTCAACCGGATCGGTTTTTGCTCCATAAGGTAGACGGGACAAAAATCTCGGCATCGCCATTCCCAAATATTTGGAATCGTCGGAATCTCGTAACGATCGCCAAGCCGCATACTCGGGGGTGGAAAAGATTTTGGTCAAATCTCTAGGGTTAGCTAATTCACCCCATGAGTCCATTTGCAATGTAGTCGGCGACAAACCGGTAATAAACGGCGCATGCGATGCGGCGGAAATTTTCGCAATTTGATTCAATAATTCGACGTCGGGTGGTGAATGATCGAAATAATAGTCTCCCATTAAACAGCCGAAGGGTTCGCCGCCGAACTGACCATATTCTTCTTCATACAATTTTTTGAACATGGGACTCTGATCCCAAGCAGTCCCTTTGAACTTCTTGAGAGTCTTACCCAGCTCATTCTTTGAGATGTTCATCACCCGAATTTTAAGCATCTCGTCGGTTTCGGTATTATTGACCAGATAATGCAGTCCTCGCCAAGTGCCTTCTAGTTTTTTAAAGTCTTCATGATGAAGTATTTTGTTGATTTGTTCGGTCAATTTACTGTCGATTTGCGCGATGATAGACTCAATCGAAGCTATCGCGTCATCGGATACCAACGAAGTATCCTTTAAAACAAATTCGGCAAGCGTTTGAACCGCGCTTTCAACTTCTTCTTTCGCTCGGTCGGATTTCGGTTTAAATTCCTTGGTCAATAATGCCGAAAAATCACTGACTTCGGCAACCTCTCCAGTCGTGACTTCTGCTTCTGTTGCTTGTTCTGCTTCAGCCATGGTTTACTCTCCTCCTTCCTCGGTTTTTGCTTCGGCTGTATCGGTCGGCTTAGGCGCTGCAGTCAGCGACTGCAATAAAGCCGGATCATTGATAACCTTCGCTATCAATTCTTCGGCACCGCCTTTTCCGTCCATGTATGTGACCAAATTGGCCAATTGCGTTCTCGCTTCCAGCAATTTATTCAGTCCGTCTACTTTTCTTGCCACGGCCGCCGGCGAAAAGTCATCCATGTTTTCGAAAGTAAGATCGACATTCAAATTGCCTTCACCCGTCAAGGTGTTGGGCACCGTAAATGCGACCCGAGGTTTCATTGCCTTCAATCGATCATTGAAGTTGTCCACATCGATTTCGAGCATTTTTCGGTCCGCGACAGGCGCCAATGGATCGGCGGGTTTTCCCGATAGATCAGCGAGTACCCCCATCACGAAAGGCAGTTGAACTTTTTTCTCCGCACCATAGAGTTCGACATCGTATTCGATCTGTACCCTCGGCGCACGATTACGCGCGATAAACTTTTGACTGCTTTCAGCCATTTAACACCTCCTCGATAGAAAATTGTAACGGAAATTCCGAGCCTAATTTATTCATCTTCATTCTTAGCCCCCATGATGATACTGGCTTGGCTGACGCCGTCCGGCGCAATATCCATGAGAGCATCCATGAAACTTTTTCCGACTAGCCGCTGCGCTCGCTCAAGAAGCAAAGGCACAGGACTCGATGGTTCGTTTTTTTTGTAATAGTCGCAAATTAACTTGAGCGCATTTATGACGTCTTGACTATTGTTTATCGCACCTGAGATCGATTTTTTCGTGGCTTGCGGTTTGCCTGTTATCTCGTCCAGGCTTTCTAGATCGACTTGTGGTGCATCGATGTCATCGACCCCGCGAGACTCCAGCCAGCTCGATACCAAATGCTCGAATTCCTTCAACAAGTGCCTAAGCGCCTCGAAGTTAGGAGCATTGTTGATGCCTACTTGCTGAGTAACGAAGTTTTCCAAACTATTCAGGCTTTCGGCACTTCCCGCGATCGATGCCAAATTACTTTGTAATGCAGCAACATCACTATCCTGGACAGCGGCTTCGATAGTCCCTAATTTCGGGGCATTATCATCTTCGGAAACCGTCATTTTCTCGGTGGCAATCATGACATCGCGAAAACAAAAACGGCCTAATGCTTTCGACTCGACTAAAGCGACAAGCTGCAAAGGACGCAACATCGTTTCATGGTCGCATAAAGCCATCAAAATATTGACGCGTTCAGTAGGGTCGTTGTCGTCATCGGGGTCGAGCTTAGGATACAAAGCGTCCCAGTGTTTTGCGACCAATGTGTCGATTAACTTTAATCCTTCGGTAAGACCGGTAAGTCCTTCTAGTGCAATCAAGGAGCGCAAGTAATAAACCAGAACTCTTAAATCGCGAGTCCGGTCCAGAAGGGCTTCAGCGGATTTTTTAATTTCCCTCCAGTCCGGCGGTTCCGCTTCTTGAATGGTGTCGCCGATTTGCTGTTCCGGCTTGCCGATTATGTCCTGCTCCAACGCGATAAAAGCGGGATCATATTCCAGATCGTCGCCGCAAACATTATCAGGATCGATGTCCTGTAAATATTTTTCGATATCGATACTCAATGCACTCACTCCTTAAACGACAATTGTCTTCAAATCTTATTTTTCAACAGAATTGCCGTTGGTACTGACGACAATTACACTGACATTGTCTCTAGCGCCTCTATCAAGAGCGAGGTCGAGCAATGCCTTAGCACTCGTCTTCAAACTTTGATTAAGTAGTATAGACTCAATTTCATTAAAGCTTAGCTCTTTATCCAAACCGTCGCTACTTAACAAAAACAAATCCCCGAGACGCACGTCGGAGTAGCCGCAATCCAGCTCCAATTCGTCATCGGCTCCGACGGCGCGAGTGATAACATTCGACTGTTTGACCGCCCAACCTGCCGAAGAAACGGATTGTTCCGGGGCAATTTCATTTTCAGCGCAATGATCACGGGTCAGTTGCTTCAATTTATT
It includes:
- the tssC gene encoding type VI secretion system contractile sheath large subunit, translated to MAEAEQATEAEVTTGEVAEVSDFSALLTKEFKPKSDRAKEEVESAVQTLAEFVLKDTSLVSDDAIASIESIIAQIDSKLTEQINKILHHEDFKKLEGTWRGLHYLVNNTETDEMLKIRVMNISKNELGKTLKKFKGTAWDQSPMFKKLYEEEYGQFGGEPFGCLMGDYYFDHSPPDVELLNQIAKISAASHAPFITGLSPTTLQMDSWGELANPRDLTKIFSTPEYAAWRSLRDSDDSKYLGMAMPRFLSRLPYGAKTDPVEEFDFEENTEAANSANYTWSNAAYAMATNINRSFKLYGWCSRIRGIESGGAVEGLPVHTFPTDDGGVDMKCPTEIAISDRREAELAKSGFMPLIHKKNSDFAAFIGAQSLHKPAEYDDPDATANANLAARLPYLFATCRFAHYLKCIVRDKIGSFKERADMERWLNSWISNYVLTNPALATEEDKAIRPLSAAEVVVEEVEGNPGYYASKFYLRPHYQLEGLTVSLRLTSKLPSQKGG
- the tssB gene encoding type VI secretion system contractile sheath small subunit, producing MAESSQKFIARNRAPRVQIEYDVELYGAEKKVQLPFVMGVLADLSGKPADPLAPVADRKMLEIDVDNFNDRLKAMKPRVAFTVPNTLTGEGNLNVDLTFENMDDFSPAAVARKVDGLNKLLEARTQLANLVTYMDGKGGAEELIAKVINDPALLQSLTAAPKPTDTAEAKTEEGGE
- the tssA gene encoding type VI secretion system protein TssA produces the protein MSALSIDIEKYLQDIDPDNVCGDDLEYDPAFIALEQDIIGKPEQQIGDTIQEAEPPDWREIKKSAEALLDRTRDLRVLVYYLRSLIALEGLTGLTEGLKLIDTLVAKHWDALYPKLDPDDDNDPTERVNILMALCDHETMLRPLQLVALVESKALGRFCFRDVMIATEKMTVSEDDNAPKLGTIEAAVQDSDVAALQSNLASIAGSAESLNSLENFVTQQVGINNAPNFEALRHLLKEFEHLVSSWLESRGVDDIDAPQVDLESLDEITGKPQATKKSISGAINNSQDVINALKLICDYYKKNEPSSPVPLLLERAQRLVGKSFMDALMDIAPDGVSQASIIMGAKNEDE